The Litoribrevibacter albus genome contains the following window.
AGCCTCATCAATAAAAAACGGCCAACCATAAGGTAACTTGATTCGGGTCTGTCCAACTGACCTTATGCCTGGTATGCGCAGGAATGTTCAAATACTCCCCTGGTTCCAAAGTGACGCTGGAACCGTCTTCAAACTCTACCGTGCCCGCACCTTTTAAGACCAACACCCACTCATGTTCTTCCTGATCATACCAACCGGATTCAGGGGATGTATGACCGTGAGAGAGAATACGTTCAATACGAACCCCTTGGTGACTGATGATGTCTTCAAACACTTCCGTGGGAAGTTCACTGGGAATCTTGTCAAAAATACTACTCATCAGGTTATCCCTATCGAATGAATGTCTGTTCTAGCCATTGGAAACCCTGTTCGCAGGCACTCAAATAACTGTCACCAAACAGGTTGTAGTGATTTAAATAATGGTAAAGGTTGTAGATGATTTTCTTGGATGAATACGCCTTCGTTCTTGGGTACTCAGCGTCATAGGCTTGGTAGAAATCGGAAGAATATCCACCAAACAGTTCGGTCATCGCGAGATCCACTTCCCGATCCCCGTAATAGACGGCAGGGTCGATTAACCAACAATATTGGTCATCGAACAAGACATTCCCCGACCACAGATCACCATGCACTAAGCTCGGATGATCGCAGTGTTCATTAAGATACAGGATTAGTGAATCACGAACGCTATCCAAACAGGCTTGAAACGTCTGTCTTAATGGCGATGACTTAATTAAGGACACTTGGTAAGCCAAGCGTTGTTCGACGAAGAAGCGTCCCCAATCGTTAAACTGGCCGTTCTTCTGAGGGTTCAGACCGATGTAATTGTCGTACTCTAAACCGTAATCTGCTTGTTTGATCTGATGGAGCTTAGCGAGCCCCCGCCCTAACCGCGCCACTTGATCAGAAGAAGCCACTGACGAATGAATACGTTCGATCATCAGCGTCTGCCGATCAACACGATGGACCTCAGGTACACTTAGTTCCTGAATACCAGCGTCAGCGATCGTTGACAGTAAAAGCGCTAAGCCCCGAGCTTCGACAATCAGGGCATCACCAAAGCCACTGGTATTACCTTTTGTGAAATAGGCCGTCATGAGGAAGCCGGCCTAAGACATCCCGACATAACCAGGCAATTGTTGAATACGTTTAATCCAGGCTTCAATGGCCGGATACTGGGCCAAGTCAAAACCACCTTCATCCGCCACATGGGTATATCCGTACAAGGTGATGTCGGCGGTGGTCATACGATCGCCCACCAGAAAGTCGGTTTTGCTGAGTTGCCTTTCCATCACCTGAAGGGCTTTATGACCACCCGCTTGCTTACTTTCGAAGTCGGCTTTTCGGTCTTCCGGCATCCCCAAGTATTTATTGATGAAGCGAGCAACCGCAATAAATGGCTCATGACTGTACTGTTCAAAGAACTGCCATTCCAACACCTTCGCTCTTGCGAATGAGTCGTCTGGTAAATACAGGGTGCCTTCGGCCAGGTAATTTAAGATAGCGTTGGACTCCGACAGGCAACGGCCATCATCCAGTTCAAGCACAGGCACCTTACCGTTCGGGTTCTTGGCAAGAAAATCAGCTGTCTGAGTCTC
Protein-coding sequences here:
- a CDS encoding cupin domain-containing protein, with the translated sequence MSSIFDKIPSELPTEVFEDIISHQGVRIERILSHGHTSPESGWYDQEEHEWVLVLKGAGTVEFEDGSSVTLEPGEYLNIPAHTRHKVSWTDPNQVTLWLAVFY
- a CDS encoding fructosamine kinase family protein, which encodes MTAYFTKGNTSGFGDALIVEARGLALLLSTIADAGIQELSVPEVHRVDRQTLMIERIHSSVASSDQVARLGRGLAKLHQIKQADYGLEYDNYIGLNPQKNGQFNDWGRFFVEQRLAYQVSLIKSSPLRQTFQACLDSVRDSLILYLNEHCDHPSLVHGDLWSGNVLFDDQYCWLIDPAVYYGDREVDLAMTELFGGYSSDFYQAYDAEYPRTKAYSSKKIIYNLYHYLNHYNLFGDSYLSACEQGFQWLEQTFIR
- a CDS encoding glutathione S-transferase family protein, with amino-acid sequence MKIYGDIQSGNCYKIKLLVELLGLSYEWIPVNILADETQTADFLAKNPNGKVPVLELDDGRCLSESNAILNYLAEGTLYLPDDSFARAKVLEWQFFEQYSHEPFIAVARFINKYLGMPEDRKADFESKQAGGHKALQVMERQLSKTDFLVGDRMTTADITLYGYTHVADEGGFDLAQYPAIEAWIKRIQQLPGYVGMS